In Quercus lobata isolate SW786 chromosome 12, ValleyOak3.0 Primary Assembly, whole genome shotgun sequence, a genomic segment contains:
- the LOC115969994 gene encoding pentatricopeptide repeat-containing protein At1g71420, with amino-acid sequence MPRPTARAWYISLRQLHITNVHTVSSYNTEPNNLLNQLRVLSNRGHLQEALSIFYTQTQTQTQTQAQNHQTYATLFHACARHRSLHEGISLHYHMLSHNPKNPFDLFVTNHLINMYCKFGYVDYAHHLFDEMPHRNLVSWTALISGYAQQGRADECFLLFSSMLVEYYPNEFAVASVLSSCFGERGRQVHALALKLALDSCVYVANALITMYSKSTSFGCMYNDDKDEAWSLFKTMQVRNLVSWNSMVAGFQIRGLGTQAMNLFTQMHHEGTGFDRATLLSVFSSLYGSESSGNIQVDDVTSSSLKFCLQLHCLTIKTGLISEIEITTALVKSYFDIGGDIGNCYRIFMETSTSHRDIVSWTSIITALAERDPEEALFLFCQLRREDLIPDWYTFSIALKACAGLVTERHAMAVHSQVIKAGFEGDTVLANALIHAYARCGNIALTKQVFDEMEFRDLVSWNSMLKAHALHGKAREALQLFWQMNLQPDPTTFVALLSACSHAELVDEGIIIFDSMVGKYGIVPQLDHYACMVDILGRSGRVLEAAELINRMPMKPDSVVWSTLLGSCRKHGKASLAKLAADKLKELEPGNSLGYVQMSNIYSSSGNFNKAVLIRNEMMGSSVRKEPGLSWVEIGNQVHEFASGGRCHPEREVIFRQLEGFVGQLKEIGYVPETSLALHDIEEEQKEEQLYCHSEKLALAFAVMNERSLCYGGRVIRINKNIRICVDCHNFMKLASDMLKKEIVVRDANRFHHFKGGVCSCNDYW; translated from the coding sequence ATGCCACGCCCGACAGCACGCGCGTGGTACATCTCCCTCCGACAATTACACATAACCAATGTTCACACAGTGTCTAGCTATAACACCGAACCCAACAATCTTCTCAACCAGTTGCGCGTGCTATCCAATCGCGGCCACCTCCAAGAAGCGCTCTCAATATTCTacacccaaacccaaacccaaacccaaacccaagcCCAAAACCACCAAACCTATGCGACTCTGTTCCATGCATGTGCTCGCCACAGAAGCCTCCATGAAGGCATATCTCTACACTATCACATGCTTTCCCACAACCCCAAAAACCCTTTTGATCTCTTCGTTACCAACCATCTCATCAACATGTACTGCAAATTTGGATACGTAGACTATGCCCACCACCTGTTCGATGAAATGCCTCacagaaaccttgtttcttggacTGCTCTCATTTCCGGGTACGCGCAGCAAGGGAGAGCGGACGAGTGTTTTCTCTTGTTTTCGAGTATGCTGGTGGAGTATTATCCGAATGAGTTTGCAGTGGCAAGTGTGCTTAGTTCTTGCTTTGGTGAGCGTGGACGGCAAGTACATGCGCTTGCGTTGAAACTGGCTTTGGATTCTTGTGTTTACGTTGCGAATGCTCTTATTACCATGTATAGTAAGAGTACTAGTTTTGGGTGTATGTATAATGATGATAAGGATGAGGCTTGGAGTTTGTTCAAGACCATGCAGGTTCGCAACCTTGTTTCGTGGAATTCAATGGTGGCAGGGTTTCAAATTCGTGGGCTTGGGACCCAAGCTATGAATCTTTTTACGCAAATGCACCATGAGGGAACTGGTTTTGATCGTGCCACCCTTCTCAGtgtcttttcttctttgtatGGAAGTGAAAGCAGTGGCAATATACAAGTTGATGATGTGACGAGTAGTAGTCTCAAGTTTTGCCTTCAGTTGCATTGTCTCACTATCAAAACTGGGCTTATCTCAGAAATTGAAATAACAACTGCATTGGTGAAGTCTTACTTTGATATTGGAGGAGATATTGGTAACTGTTATAGGATTTTTATGGAGACGAGTACTTCTCATCGAGATATTGTTTCATGGACTAGCATTATTACGGCACTTGCAGAACGTGACCCTGAAGAAGCTCTCTTCCTTTTCTGTCAGTTGCGTCGAGAGGACTTAATTCCAGATTGGTATACTTTCTCAATTGCCTTGAAAGCTTGTGCAGGCCTTGTGACTGAGCGGCATGCTATGGCAGTTCATTCTCAAGTTATTAAAGCTGGGTTTGAGGGTGACACTGTACTTGCAAATGCTCTGATCCATGCCTATGCTAGGTGTGGCAACATTGCTTTGACTAAGCAAGTTTTTGATGAAATGGAATTTCGTGATTTGGTTTCTTGGAATTCAATGCTAAAAGCGCATGCCTTGCATGGAAAAGCTAGAGAAGCATTGCAACTCTTTTGGCAAATGAATCTCCAACCTGATCCTACTACCTTTGTTGCTCTCCTCTCAGCTTGCAGCCATGCTGAACTTGTGGATGAAGGAATCATAATTTTTGACTCTATGGTTGGAAAATATGGTATTGTTCCTCAACTTGATCACTATGCCTGCATGGTTGACATTCTTGGGCGATCAGGGCGAGTTCTTGAGGCTGCAGAACTTATAAATAGAATGCCGATGAAGCCTGATTCTGTAGTTTGGAGCACACTCCTTGGATCATGTAGGAAGCATGGTAAGGCAAGTTTGGCAAAGTTAGCAGCAGATAAACTGAAAGAGTTGGAGCCAGGTAATTCATTAGGTTATGTACAAATGTCAAACATATATTCCTCCAGTGGTAATTTCAATAAAGCTGTCCTAATTAGGAATGAAATGATGGGATCTAGTGTGAGAAAGGAACCTGGATTAAGCTGGGTTGAGATTGGAAATCAGGTGCATGAATTTGCCTCCGGAGGCCGATGTCATCCAGAAAGGGAGGTGATATTCAGGCAGCTCGAAGGATTTGTTGGGCAGTTAAAGGAGATAGGTTATGTACCTGAGACAAGCTTGGCATTGCATGACATAGAAGAGGAGCAGAAAGAGGAGCAATTGTATTGTCACAGTGAGAAGCTAGCTTTGGCATTTGCCGTAATGAATGAAAGAAGTTTGTGTTATGGTGGGAGAGTAATAAGAATTAATAAGAACATTCGAATTTGTGTGGATTGCCATAACTTCATGAAGTTAGCTTCAGATATGCTTAAAAAGGAGATTGTTGTAAGAGATGCAAACCGCTTTCATCATTTTAAAGGTGGGGTGTGCTCTTGCAATGACTATTGGTAG